tcctgcatgcttcacggtggagatcatccgttcacttgcTTTGCGTCTCAAAAGACAgtggggttggaaccaaaaatctcaaatttggacttataagaccaaaggagagatttccatcggtctaatgtccattgctcgtgtttcttggcccaagcaagtctcttcttcttattggtgtcctttgaccatgaaggcctgattcagtctcttctgaacagctgatgttgatgtgtctgttccttgatctctgaagcatttatttgggctgcaatctgaggtgcagttaactctaatgaatttatcctctacagcagaggtaactctgggtcttcctttcctgtggcgctcctcaggagagccagtttcatcatagtgcttgatggtttttgcgactgcacttagaCACTTTCAAAGGTCTTGACATGTTCCATTTTCACTTTTTTTGGGTActagattccatatgtgttacttcatagttcttctacaaagtagaaaatagtaaaaatatagaaataccctggaatgagtaggtgtgtccaaacatttgactgctactgtatatgcttaatttagagttgtttatgcaactttagttgtgatacaaacgtttCGATTTTTTATATATTCTAATTGTGCACGATGTGACTATAATGacttgaaaaaagttgcttgaaagaaGTTGCTTGAAAGacactgtaacggtcctgacctgttttatgttgtttttgtatgtgtttaggtcagggcatgtgttttgggtgggcagtctatgttatctgtttctatgttggttgtggttgcctggtatggctcttaattagaggcaggtgttttgcgttctcctctaattaagagtcatatttaggtagggtgttctcactgtttgtttgtgggtgattgtctcctgtgatgtcttcgtcGTTGTCGATGTATTTTCACTTTCggggctgtttggctgttcgtgtgtTTTGATGTAACGTTCCTGTCCGTAAGTTTACGTTTAGTGatgtgagtttatgttcaggtttcgttctacgtcgttttgttattttgtaagtttgttaaaagtgtttttgttttcgtgttgccatcttCATCGTTGTTATaaaataaaagatggcttatttcccgaaaGCTGCgtattggtctgatgatccttctctcctctcctcgtccgaggatgaggagagcgacagcccttacagaatcacccaccacgctaagaccaagcggcaagggaaagctcaacagagcaacaaggactcctggacttgggaggagatcctggatggtagaggaccttgggctcagccaggggaatatcgccgtcccaaggaggagttggaagcagcgaaggctgagaggcgctggtatgaggaggcagcgcgtcgacgcggttgggagcccgtgagtcagacccaaaaatttcttgggggggggcacacgaggagtgtggcaaagccgggtaggatacccgagccaactccccgtgcttaccgtggaggtagaaggcgtcgtactggtaagacaccgtgttatgcggtaaagcgcacggtgtccccagtacgcgtgcttagcccagtgcgggctattccaccttgccgcactgggagggctaagttgggcatcgagccgagtgccatgaagccggcccaacgtatctggtctccagtacgtctcctcgggccggcgtacatggcaccagccttacaggtggtgtccccggttcgcctgcatagcccagtgcgggctattccacctcgccgcactggcagggctacggggaccattcaacctggtaaggttggggaggctcggtgctcaagagcacgtgtcctccttcacggtccggtatacccggtgccacctccatgtaccagtcctccggtggcagccccccgtaccaggctgtctctccgggttctctctccagctgtttcctcctctccagcgcagccagtgcctagaccacgcaccaggctgtctctccttctcctccctacagagccgtcctgccatgaccagccagagccgtcctgccatgatcagccagagccgtcctgccatgaccagccagagccgtcctgccatgacctgccagagccgtcctgccatgacctgccagagccgtcctgccatgacctgccagagccgtcctgccatgacctgccagagccgtccagccaggacctgccagagccgtccagccgggacctgccagagccgtccagccgggacctgccagagccgtccagccgggacctgccagagccgtccagccgggacctgccagagccgtccagccgggacctgccagagccgtccagccgggacctgccagagccgtccagccgggacctgccagagccgtccagccgggacctgccagagccgtccagccgggacctgccagagtccctcagccgggacctgccagagtccctcagccgggacctgccagagtcccgcagccgggacctgccagagtcccgcagccgggacctgccagagtcccgcagccgggacctgccagagtccctcagccgggacctgccagagtccctcagccgggacctgccagagtccctcagccgggacctgccagagtccctcagccgggacctgccagagtccctcagccgggacctgccagagtccctcagccgggacctgccagagtccctcagccgggacctgccagagtccctcagccgggacctgccagagtccctcagccgggatctgccagagtccctcagccgggatctgccagagtccctcagccgggatctgccagagtccctcagccgggacctgccccttgtcccggtgctgccccttatcccggtgctgccccttatcccggtgctgccccttatcccggtgctgccccttatcccggtgctgccccttgtcccggtgctgccccttgtcccggtgctgccccttgtcccggtgctgccccttgtcccggtgctgccccttgtcccggtgctgccccttgtcccggtgctgccccttgtcccggtgctgccccttgtcccggtgctgccccttgtcccggtgctgccccttgtcccggtgctgccccttctcccggtgctgccccttctcccggtgctggccgttcatttaggggatgttagttttagggtggtcattgggaggggaagacagaagcggggagtgactatggtggtgtggggacagcgtccagagccggagccaccaccgtggtcaactgcccacccggaccctcccctggactttgtgctggtgcgcccggcgttcgcaccttgaggggggggttctgtaacggtcctgacctgttttatgttgtttttgtatgtgtttaggtcagggcatgtgttttgggtgggcagtctatgttatctgtttctatgttggttgtggttgcctggtatggctcttaattagaggcaggtgttttgcgttctcctctaattaagagtcatatttaggtagggtgttctcactgtttgtttgtgggtgattgtctcctgtgatgtcttcgtcGTTGTCGATGTATTTTCACTTTCggggctgtttggctgttcgtgtgtTTTGATGTAACGTTCCTGTCCGTAAGTTTACGTTTAGTGatgtgagtttatgttcaggtttcgttctacgtcgttttgttattttgtaagtttgttaaaagtgtttttgttttcgtgttgccatcttCATCGTTGTTATaaaataaaagatggcttatttcccgaaaGCTGCgtattggtctgatgatccttctctcctctcctcgtccgaggatgaggagagcgacagcccttacagacacgagctctgctttgttttgctCAGGCTGTACACTCTTcattagtctctcattcacaatttgacaagcacttgataatgcctcaaatgTCACGGCCCCATCCCCTTTGTGGCTGTAATGCACCCTAagaaaatccatgccttttgctgCTATTGTGTGCTTGCCCAGGAATGCTGCGTTGTGCCCTTGTCCCTGAGTGCTGAGCGTTcctaagcacctctcactcacatggctctccatgtCATCGGGTCTTTCTCGCAGTAAAGAAAGACTCATCAGatagcaaaagcactagcctacggtgcattcagaaactattcagaccccttgactttttccacattttgttacgttacagccttgttctaaaattgattaaattgtttttgttcctcaatctccacaccaaaccccataattacaaagcaataacaggtttttagaatttatttggcaatttatatatattttttaactgggctatactcctgttgtaaagataaacaatgtgcttaatattagttTAGTTGAGAGACATATAGTagacctagcctatagaaagctgatgggatcatcCTCTTAGAGGCCATTTTCTCgtgattgcatagcctatagagaTGTTGCGCAACAAGGGCACTCTTGAAGtgttttgattagatttttgatgacatttgcattgatgtcagtgatTAGCGGGACAATGGCgagctgagtaccaggcagttagtgagtttggtaggctactaacgGCGATCAACAGCATCagcgcttggagaagcctaaataccgtgactaaacggtcacatatgcatagtcactttaaccatatgtacatactacctcaatcagcctgactaaccggtgtctgtatgtagcctcgctacttttatagcctcgctactgtatatagcctgtcttttatactgttttatttctttacttgcctattgttcacctaatacctgtTTTGCACTATTGGATAGAGCCTGTAAgtatttcattgtaaggtctacacctgttgtattcggcgcacatgacaaacgttgatttgatttgacatggaatttgactgccagtaatacggtcaccgcaacagcccagATCACTGCTCTATTTACACTATGTTTTGAAAATCCATTTCCTGTGTAAAACAGGAAGTGCTGCGGGGCATGGGGGAAGTGAGAGCGTTGGAGGAGCGCTCTCTCACAGGAACCTGGGATATCGCCGACCTCCAGAGGTGGAAGTGGAAGGCTTCAGAAGACCCAGGGAGGGGTGAGAGTGTTGGTAAGCTGCAGTTCAGCATTGGTAGGGGTGAAATATTGCATCAGAATGAATACCTTTTTGTTAAAAGATGAGAGAAGTTACTGTATCAGTGTACCTTTGACATTCAGCTGTCAATTCAGTTCACAATGGAGTAGGCTGTAGTGTTTGAGATGTTAACCACCTGTGAGATCTGaagggaaaaaattgtgtttacaATTGTTTTGTCTACGTCCTAGTGTTCGTATTTGTCTGTTTCAGGGGTCAAGAGGTCAAGTGTTGGTGTGAGAGGAGAGTTCAACGTGACCATATCACCCAAAGAAATCAGGACCTTCTTTGTTTACTTCAAGCTCAAGTAGAAAGTTCCAGGTCACCTTCAGTCTTCTGTGAAGATGGATAACTAATCTGAAGAGAGGCCTTCTGACATGTAGAACATGGGATTAAACATTCTGTCATGTACATTCTCTAATGTAACACGTGACATTGTATGACCAGGATGTGGATTATCTTGACGTGCCGGTCTACTTTTTCTGTATAAAATTTAGTATAATCTAAAATAAGGAGTCACTCCATTTTGTGTCTATTTCTTTATTTTCCTCAGTTGAAGTGCTTCTGTTAAGGCCTTGGCGAGGGGAAGGTCATTATTGACGCCTCAAAGCATCTGATAACCTAACCCAGTAGTTATGAGGGTATCAGATGCTTTGAGTAACGGTAAGATTCTTTATCTGAACGCCGTTGGTGAGAAATGTTCTTCCTGTTTGCAAGTGAGCGCAGCGCTGACAGTCCACAGTAGACCACACGGCCACTTCCTGTTATTGGCCTTAGAGAATAAGAACTTTCCATAGGGTGACATCAGTCTATAATTTAAATATTATTGGTCACATGAGTGCatttgcacgcacagtgaggcgaagacttttggaggatggcctggtgtcaagtcctgcaaagaagccacttctctccaggaaaaacatcagggacagactgatagtctgcaaaaggtacagggattggactgctgaggactggggtaaagtaattttctctgatgaatcccctttccaattgtttggggcatctggaaaaaagcttgtccggagaagacaaggtgagcgctaccatcagtcctgtgtcatgccaacagtaatgCATCCTGaggccattcatgtgtggggttgcttctcagccaggggagtgggctcactcacaattttgcctaagaacacagccatgaataaagaatggtaccaacacatcctccgagagcaacttctcccaaccatccaggaacagtttggtgacgaacaatgccttttccagcatgatggagcaccttgccatattgcataaggcaaaagtgataactaagtggctcggggaacaaaacatcaatattatgggtccatggccaggaaactccccagaccttaatcccattgagaacttgtggtcaatcctcaagaggcgggtggacaaacaaaaccacacaaattctgacaaactccaagcattgattatgcaagaatgggctgccatcagtcaggatgtggcccagaagttaattgatatCATGCCAGAGCTAGTTATGATTCCTGTAATACAGATCGTATGACTGTCACTTTTCTCCAGTCTACAGTATTTTTTTCCAAGCTTACTATAATTTTAAGGTCAATATTCCCTATACTTACGCAAGGGGAGATGGGTAGTGGAGTCCACAGCAGTGTTGGCAGTAGAAAGGGAAGAGAGAAATGTCAAGCTGCGGTTGGCTGTGAAAGTGTGAAATTAAtaaatacagagagagggagtcagaAAGGTGTTGGTATAAGTGAGAGAACCGATCACCCCATCAGTCATCTGACATGAGGTACTTTTATAACTTGTTGTGTTGCTGCCTGCTCCGCTCGTCAATCTGTTTTCTCTCATCCAGCGGTAAGTGCAGACCGTTCGTATTGGGTTAATCAAAACCTAACTTATACATTAGAAATATTTTGAAAATAACAGGTAAAAAATAAATGATTTTATTCTTCCACGTGCTTGTTCTACGTGTAAGATGTAGAACTCATAAAACCTGTTTGTTTGGAAGGGGTTGGGTGTTTGTTAAAAAATGGTGTTGTGATTCTTATTGATTACACCGACTCAATAAAAATCAATTGTTGACAAATAATAAAACCTTGTTTATACCATGGTAAGAATGAGTGAATAATGattgagagatgtgtgtgtgttataaggATCTGTGCCTAATATGAGTACATTACATTGGATTTTATGCGTACCCTTGTCATTTGATGTTTCACTAATatgctgttttctctctctctccacaggtaTAAGGGACACGTTGGTGGTGATCCAGTCTCCTCATAATGTAACAGTAACAGAGGGGGACACTGTTCAGATCCAGTGCTGCTGGAATACAAATGTGTCAAGAGCGACAGTTCATTGGCATAAACAAAGACACACCGAGATAAAATATAATGGTTTACTGGTCAACAACAGTCAGTGTCATGACAGGGCATCTCAACAGACTGTAGCCTGTAACTGCTCACATTGGACCATCTCAAACCTCACTAGAATTGTCTCTGGTACTTACATCTGTAAAGTTACTATAGAGATACCATCTCTTATTGAATCTGTGGGGAATGGGACACAGATAACAGTTACAGCCAGAGAGAATAAAAGCAAAGGTGAGTAGTCTGATTTGGTCTATATCTTTGTCAAGCATAATGTCTACCGCTGATGTACAGTAGCTCTGTTTTGCTAAAGAGTAAGGTTTTGACTTATAGACTTTTACACAGATCAATCACTTTACAACAATATACAGTTCTCAATTCTCCTGAATACCAATATTCCATGTGTAGTCTGTCAGGATTTGTATAATAACTTGTGTGTATTGACACCATGTATGTGTTTACAGTGGTTATTGAGACCTCGGAGGACATAGCAGTCCCCTACACCTTGAGATGTCTCCCAGTCATTATACTGGTGGCCATATTCTGTTACTATAGCTACCAGTGGAAGAAAAGTCAATGTAAGTCTGTCAATAATTTTAATTCAGAACGTTTGGATCCACAAAAATATGAtgtactgaacaacaatataagcacaacatgcaacaatttcaaatatatatattttttcattttacccccctttttctccccaatttcatggtatccaattgttagtagttactatcttgtctcatcgctacaactcccgtacgggctcgggagagacgaaggtcgagagccatgcgtcctccgaaacacaacccaactgcttcttaacacagcacgcaTCCAAccgggaagccagccgcaccactgtgtcagaggaaacaccgtgcacctagcgacctggtcagcgtgcactgcgcccggcccgccacaggagtcgctagtgcgcgatgagacaaggatatccctaccggccaaaccctccctaacccggacgacgctaggccaattgtgcgtcgccccatggacctcctggTCGCGTCCGGctgctcgaacccagagtctctggtggcacagctagcactgcgatgcagtgccttagaccactgcaccacccgggaggctgatttcaatgattttactgagttactgttcatatTAGGaactcagtcaattgaaataaattaattggggctcccaagtggtgcaggcgactaaggcactgcatctcagtgctggaggcgtcactacagaccctggttcaattccaggctgtatcgcaactggttgtgattgggagtcccatagggcggcgcaccattggcacagcgtcgttagggtttggctgttattgtaaataagaatttgttcttatctgacttgccttgttaaataaatattcaataaAATTAGGgcgtaatctatggatttcacatgactgggcaggggcacagccatgggtgggcctggagccaggcccagccagtcagaatgagtttttccccacaaaagggctttgttacagatagaaatactcctcagtttcatcagctgtccgggtggctggtttcagacgatcctgcaggtgaagaagcctgatgtggtgtcctgggctggcgtggttacacgtggtctgcagttatgaggccggttggacgtactgccaaattctgtaaaacaacgttggaggtggcttgtggtagagaaatgaacattatattctctggcaacagctctggtggacattcctgcagtcaccatGCCAATTCCACGCCGAATGTTTGCTTTATATCTTCTCTTTGCTAAATTTTTACATCAGATGTTGTTGGAAGGAAGTTAGACTTGTGACAGTGAGTGATACGACAATGGAAATTTCACAATCTTCACATTTAGTTCTCTGCTTTCCCCATAATTTTGACAATGATGAAATTTTGACAAGATCTTTAATCAACAAATAAAGCTGGTTCAGAACTGCAGCTAATTGAAATCAACTGGTATAGAGCAGACAGCAAGTCCAAAAGAAGAAGATATTACTGGGTCAAAGGTTTAGCATGAAGAAAGGACAAATTACGCACataaagaaaagagagaaagatggagagaagttACTCTGTGGTTAACATTTCAGTGCGTCATCAAAGGAAATCCACAGCGAGTGTGT
This is a stretch of genomic DNA from Salvelinus alpinus chromosome 11, SLU_Salpinus.1, whole genome shotgun sequence. It encodes these proteins:
- the LOC139533361 gene encoding uncharacterized protein, whose protein sequence is MFFLFASIRDTLVVIQSPHNVTVTEGDTVQIQCCWNTNVSRATVHWHKQRHTEIKYNGLLVNNSQCHDRASQQTVACNCSHWTISNLTRIVSGTYICKVTIEIPSLIESVGNGTQITVTARENKSKVVIETSEDIAVPYTLRCLPVIILVAIFCYYSYQWKKSQCKSVNNFNSERLDPQKYDVLNNNISTTCNNFKYIYFFILPPFFSPISWYPIVSSYYLVSSLQLPYGLGRDEGREPCVLRNTTQLLLNTARIQPGSQPHHCVRGNTVHLATWSACTAPGPPQESLVRDETRISLPAKPSLTRTTLGQLCVAPWTSWSRPAARTQSLWWHS